The Sporomusa termitida genome has a window encoding:
- a CDS encoding ABC transporter permease, protein MIEHVINNFRRGYQNRQTAAAEPGWLLNRLLTPIVSILERTLGIMIVVLVWELAPRLELVDSFLLPPFSEVIQSLFRIIASGEIFKHFSISISRSLTGFFIGIGIAIPLGIFMGWYSKLEEVVDPLVQACRNSSVLALYPVFLLFFGLGETSKMAIIIWGTIWPSLLNTISGVKNTDPLLIKAARSMGVSKLTLLYKVIAPSALPSILTGVRLSAASSILVLVAAEMIGANAGLGFMIFYFQERYAVPEMYAGIITMSLLGVTVNYLLVALEKRLTGWKEKFVGD, encoded by the coding sequence ATGATTGAACACGTAATAAACAATTTTCGCCGGGGTTATCAAAATAGGCAGACCGCCGCTGCTGAACCGGGCTGGCTGCTTAATCGCTTGCTGACGCCAATCGTAAGCATTCTTGAAAGAACACTGGGTATTATGATTGTAGTGCTGGTATGGGAGCTGGCCCCACGACTCGAACTGGTCGATTCCTTTCTTCTGCCACCCTTCAGTGAGGTTATACAAAGTTTGTTTAGAATAATTGCCTCCGGCGAAATTTTTAAGCATTTTTCAATCAGCATCAGCCGTTCGTTAACCGGTTTTTTCATTGGCATTGGGATTGCCATTCCCCTGGGGATTTTTATGGGCTGGTACAGCAAGCTGGAAGAAGTGGTGGACCCTTTGGTGCAAGCCTGCCGGAATTCTTCAGTGCTGGCTTTGTATCCGGTATTTTTGTTGTTTTTCGGGTTGGGCGAGACTTCGAAAATGGCAATTATCATCTGGGGGACAATTTGGCCCTCGTTGCTTAACACGATTTCGGGGGTTAAGAATACGGATCCGCTGCTGATTAAGGCGGCCCGCTCCATGGGGGTATCGAAGCTGACCCTGCTGTATAAGGTCATTGCGCCGTCAGCGCTGCCTTCCATATTGACAGGTGTCCGCCTGAGCGCCGCCAGTTCCATCCTGGTGTTGGTGGCGGCTGAGATGATTGGGGCCAATGCGGGCCTGGGCTTCATGATTTTTTACTTTCAGGAACGGTATGCGGTACCGGAGATGTACGCCGGCATTATTACTATGTCGCTGCTCGGCGTTACCGTTAATTACCTGCTTGTCGCCCTGGAAAAACGCCTGACTGGCTGGAAAGAAAAGTTTGTAGGCGACTGA
- a CDS encoding nitrogenase component 1, translating to MSLLEDKTVPGRESRLEACIAYGGTACSLKGENKGCLKNQERAFSQSGLCQLLPTMGMLLTLPDTAVVVHGAIGCTANGVSTVIGIRLRNVQKGNPHAKDGIWVSTNLTESDVVHGGEAKLENAILETYERYSPKSIVVFQTCTPSIIGDDVASVIDRVRNKLAIPVLVAYCEGFKTKVWATGYDVAFHAIVHGFIESDKEGRPPRRPADDKRQRPLVNVINLASVGKPDEDEITRLLNAIGIDVTIGPNFATREVIRNMTQADLTISVCPTHDDYFIDYLYKEYGVPYVLKDMPIGLENTRTWLLDIAGHFGLEQQAAAVIAAEEQKVWQAVAKYQPVLSGKTVFLSAGEFRALVTGALFQELGMEVVGVRSYHHDHFGKDYYEKLVQKQNGKNFAVDIANFQPFELTNLLQKTKPDLFVGHITDNIWAAKQGLPTVTIFRIFDSYIGYQGFYAVAKKAARVLKNYSFNRNLAKNTKNPYKPVWYEQNPFAFIKVQEAFQTWEQESAATQTAKEVIVR from the coding sequence ATGAGCTTATTGGAAGATAAAACAGTGCCAGGCCGTGAGAGCAGGCTGGAGGCCTGTATCGCTTACGGCGGTACAGCCTGCAGCCTGAAAGGAGAGAATAAAGGCTGTCTGAAAAACCAGGAACGGGCCTTTTCCCAGTCCGGACTGTGTCAATTGCTGCCAACAATGGGAATGCTGCTGACTTTACCGGATACGGCGGTTGTCGTTCATGGCGCCATCGGCTGTACGGCCAATGGAGTCAGCACCGTCATCGGCATCCGGCTGCGGAATGTGCAGAAAGGCAATCCCCATGCCAAAGACGGCATCTGGGTATCGACCAATCTGACCGAAAGCGATGTTGTCCATGGCGGCGAGGCAAAGCTGGAAAATGCAATTCTGGAGACCTATGAACGGTATTCCCCCAAATCCATTGTGGTATTCCAGACCTGCACGCCTTCCATTATCGGTGATGATGTCGCCAGTGTCATTGACCGGGTCCGGAATAAACTGGCGATACCGGTGCTTGTTGCCTATTGTGAAGGGTTTAAAACCAAGGTCTGGGCAACTGGCTATGATGTGGCTTTTCACGCTATTGTGCACGGTTTCATTGAAAGTGACAAAGAAGGCCGGCCGCCGCGGCGCCCGGCGGACGACAAGCGTCAGCGGCCACTGGTCAATGTGATCAATCTGGCTTCAGTGGGGAAGCCGGATGAGGATGAAATTACCCGGCTGCTGAATGCGATCGGGATTGATGTTACGATTGGCCCCAATTTTGCTACCCGGGAGGTCATCCGTAATATGACGCAGGCCGACCTGACCATTAGTGTCTGTCCCACCCATGATGATTATTTTATTGACTATCTGTACAAAGAATACGGTGTGCCCTATGTCCTGAAAGACATGCCGATCGGGTTGGAAAATACCCGGACCTGGCTGCTTGATATTGCCGGCCATTTTGGCCTGGAACAGCAGGCCGCCGCCGTTATTGCCGCCGAAGAGCAGAAGGTGTGGCAGGCGGTTGCCAAATATCAGCCTGTTTTGAGCGGCAAAACAGTATTTTTAAGTGCCGGTGAGTTCCGGGCGCTGGTAACCGGCGCCCTGTTTCAGGAACTGGGCATGGAGGTTGTCGGGGTACGCTCCTACCATCATGATCATTTTGGCAAAGATTATTATGAGAAACTGGTGCAAAAACAAAATGGAAAAAACTTTGCTGTCGATATTGCTAATTTCCAGCCCTTTGAACTGACCAACCTGCTGCAGAAAACGAAACCGGATTTATTCGTCGGCCATATTACGGATAATATCTGGGCGGCTAAGCAGGGCTTGCCGACAGTAACTATTTTTAGAATTTTTGACAGTTATATTGGCTATCAGGGTTTCTATGCGGTAGCCAAAAAAGCCGCGCGGGTCCTGAAAAACTACTCTTTTAACCGCAATCTGGCTAAAAATACGAAAAATCCCTATAAACCGGTCTGGTATGAACAAAACCCGTTCGCTTTTATTAAGGTGCAGGAAGCTTTTCAGACCTGGGAACAGGAATCGGCGGCAACTCAGACTGCAAAAGAGGTGATAGTACGATGA
- a CDS encoding nitrogenase component 1 codes for MSSNFIEKPRYQCALGGALVTVNAINRAVAIVHSAPGCASAADGAAKSGSGYWGTSYCNGRATPSTNILEKEVIFGGESRLAEQIDSTLAIIDADLYAVITGCMTDIIGDDVRAVAGRFQAEGKPLVVAETGGFKGNSASGYDLIFTALVEQVVEKGLDKVANQINLLGVIPTQDVFWRGNLLELKRLLATVGLQVNTFFSPFDELSSLKTSSQAALTVVLSDVHGLGAAQAFKEIHGIPFVNLPLPIGPTATQAFLTELAGYIPIDPAVLAAVVQQETEWYYAYIEHVAELYNDLDLQRFAIVVGDANYSYALTRFLAEDFGWIPYLVAVTDILDDAGKARVAERFSSLPAPLQPKLIFETDTSRIETALQQEVAREADDYGSPISPAFVLGSTWDRPLAQEFKAGFLSVSYPVSNRVVTDQAYAGYRGGLHLATDILSTLISNR; via the coding sequence ATGAGCAGCAATTTTATTGAAAAACCGCGTTATCAATGTGCTTTGGGCGGTGCCCTGGTCACGGTAAATGCAATCAATCGGGCGGTGGCCATTGTGCATTCAGCCCCCGGCTGCGCCTCGGCCGCCGACGGCGCGGCCAAATCCGGCAGCGGTTACTGGGGAACCAGCTATTGCAACGGGCGGGCCACACCCAGCACTAATATTCTGGAGAAAGAGGTAATCTTCGGGGGCGAAAGCCGTCTGGCCGAGCAAATTGACAGTACGCTGGCGATTATTGATGCCGATCTGTATGCGGTGATCACCGGCTGCATGACCGATATTATCGGCGATGACGTCCGGGCGGTCGCCGGGCGGTTCCAGGCGGAGGGCAAACCGCTGGTAGTTGCTGAAACCGGCGGTTTTAAAGGCAATTCTGCCAGTGGCTATGACCTGATTTTTACGGCCCTGGTTGAACAGGTAGTGGAAAAGGGGCTTGACAAGGTTGCCAATCAGATTAACCTGTTGGGGGTTATTCCCACGCAGGATGTTTTCTGGCGGGGTAATCTGCTGGAATTGAAACGGCTGCTGGCAACTGTGGGCTTGCAGGTGAATACCTTTTTCAGCCCCTTTGATGAGCTGTCTTCGCTGAAAACCTCGTCCCAGGCGGCCCTGACTGTTGTGTTGTCAGATGTGCACGGTCTGGGGGCCGCCCAGGCCTTTAAAGAAATCCATGGCATACCGTTTGTGAATCTGCCGCTGCCGATTGGGCCTACCGCTACCCAGGCGTTTTTAACCGAGCTGGCCGGTTATATTCCAATCGACCCGGCTGTTCTGGCCGCCGTAGTGCAACAGGAAACTGAGTGGTATTATGCCTATATTGAGCATGTCGCTGAGCTGTATAATGATTTGGATTTGCAGCGTTTTGCCATTGTAGTGGGCGATGCCAATTACAGTTATGCGCTCACCCGCTTTCTGGCCGAGGATTTTGGCTGGATTCCCTACCTGGTGGCTGTGACCGATATCCTGGATGATGCCGGTAAAGCCAGGGTAGCTGAACGGTTTAGTTCCCTGCCGGCCCCCTTGCAGCCTAAGCTGATTTTTGAAACAGATACCAGCCGGATTGAGACCGCCTTACAACAGGAAGTGGCGAGAGAAGCGGATGACTACGGCTCGCCCATCAGCCCCGCTTTTGTGCTGGGCAGTACCTGGGACCGGCCGCTGGCCCAGGAATTTAAAGCCGGTTTTCTCAGTGTTAGCTATCCGGTGAGCAACCGGGTAGTGACTGATCAGGCGTATGCCGGCTACCGGGGCGGCCTGCATTTGGCTACCGATATTCTGAGTACCTTAATTAGCAACAGATAA
- a CDS encoding ABC transporter permease, translating into MLSAYWDTGWKLLKRVVAIGVVIMIWEILPAAGMIDSRSLPPFSDVMQGLLSLLLSGELAKHAMASFHRTLLGFFIAVAIAIPLGIFMGWFKRLEKIVDPLMQICRNTATLALYPVFILVFGLGELSKVGIIFWGSIWPILINTIEGVKTVDPLLIKAARSMAMSRLGLFMHVIVPAAVPAIITGLRISATRSIIILVAAEMLGASAGLGFLIFDAQHKYEIEKMYAGIVVLIMLGMSVNYLIVRLEQHLTRWKGTTGTA; encoded by the coding sequence GTGCTAAGCGCATATTGGGATACGGGTTGGAAATTGTTAAAAAGAGTTGTTGCTATCGGGGTAGTAATCATGATCTGGGAGATTCTTCCTGCAGCCGGTATGATTGATTCCCGCAGCTTACCCCCTTTTAGTGATGTAATGCAGGGCTTGCTAAGCCTGCTATTGTCCGGTGAATTGGCAAAGCACGCCATGGCCAGCTTTCACCGGACGCTGCTGGGGTTCTTTATTGCTGTGGCGATTGCGATTCCGCTGGGGATTTTTATGGGCTGGTTTAAGCGCCTGGAAAAAATCGTCGACCCGCTGATGCAGATATGCCGGAATACGGCGACACTGGCGCTCTATCCCGTATTTATCCTGGTATTTGGGCTGGGGGAATTGTCTAAAGTCGGCATTATCTTCTGGGGCTCGATCTGGCCGATTTTGATTAACACCATTGAAGGTGTCAAGACGGTTGATCCGTTGCTGATTAAAGCGGCCCGGTCGATGGCGATGTCCAGGTTAGGTTTATTTATGCATGTTATAGTACCGGCTGCCGTGCCCGCCATTATTACGGGGCTCAGGATCAGCGCCACCCGCTCGATTATTATTCTGGTGGCGGCGGAAATGCTGGGCGCCAGCGCCGGGCTGGGTTTCCTGATTTTTGATGCCCAGCATAAATATGAGATTGAAAAAATGTATGCCGGCATTGTAGTGCTGATTATGCTGGGCATGTCGGTCAATTATTTAATTGTCAGGCTCGAACAGCACCTCACCCGCTGGAAAGGAACTACCGGCACCGCCTAA
- a CDS encoding acyl-CoA dehydratase activase, with protein sequence MKKIVDVIDKKLTGTLTNDTVLGIDIGSRTGKAVLLTEGKLYTAITPTAVFTQQTADKLFDKLLKQTGLQQADIQYIVGTGYGRISLKFGDIPNKIVTEISCHAMGAHVLNANVRSIVDIGGQDSKAIRVDPKTGKVVEFIMNDKCAAGTGRFLEKVAQLLDLTTEELGQEALKATKPSDISSQCVVFAESEVISLKAKGEKRADIAAGIHIATARRIRNLFNRIGLEPDLVFTGGVANNAGMKKAVAEVLGHAISEVKLDTIYAGALGGAVIAQRTLAAINAEQGGVSASAS encoded by the coding sequence ATGAAAAAAATAGTTGATGTCATTGATAAAAAACTGACAGGTACGCTTACGAACGACACTGTGCTTGGTATTGATATCGGTTCCCGGACCGGCAAGGCTGTCCTGTTGACAGAAGGCAAGCTGTATACCGCGATCACGCCAACGGCCGTGTTTACCCAACAGACCGCCGACAAGCTGTTTGACAAACTGCTAAAACAAACCGGTTTACAGCAAGCTGATATTCAATATATTGTTGGTACCGGCTATGGCCGGATATCGCTTAAATTTGGTGATATCCCCAATAAAATTGTTACTGAAATCTCCTGCCATGCCATGGGCGCCCATGTACTTAATGCTAATGTCCGCTCGATTGTCGATATCGGCGGCCAGGACTCAAAAGCAATCCGGGTAGATCCGAAGACCGGCAAAGTGGTGGAATTCATTATGAATGACAAGTGTGCCGCCGGTACGGGCCGGTTTCTGGAAAAAGTGGCGCAGTTGCTGGATCTGACTACCGAAGAACTGGGCCAGGAAGCGCTCAAGGCCACCAAACCCTCAGACATTAGCAGCCAGTGCGTAGTCTTTGCCGAATCGGAGGTTATCTCCCTGAAAGCGAAAGGCGAAAAACGGGCCGATATTGCGGCCGGCATTCATATTGCGACCGCGCGCCGGATTCGCAACCTGTTTAACCGGATTGGCCTGGAACCGGACCTGGTATTCACCGGCGGCGTAGCCAACAATGCCGGTATGAAAAAAGCTGTGGCCGAGGTACTCGGCCATGCAATCAGTGAGGTTAAGCTTGATACCATTTATGCCGGGGCCTTAGGCGGCGCGGTGATTGCGCAAAGGACCCTGGCCGCAATAAATGCTGAGCAAGGAGGCGTATCGGCTTCAGCAAGTTAG